The genomic stretch AAGCCGAGCCCTAGAGTTAATGCTGTCGACTGCCGCCTTATGTTCTATTCCCACACCCCCCGCCCTCTCCTGGAGAGGGGACCTCGCTGCGCGAGTTGATGTGAACTGAATGGATAGCAATGCAATGATTGAAATGAGTCCATGATGCGCCAGGTTTTTATTCGCTTTTATCTCACCGTGGTGCTGTGCTTTTTGGTGTCGTCTTTGCTGATTGGCGGTTTATACAAGCAAATGATCGAGCGCACCAATCAGCGTTATTTGAGCGATATGTTTTTGTCGACCGTTTCGCTGATCGAGAAAGAGCTGGGCGATTTGCCGCAATCGATGTGGCACGACGAAGCTTCGCGCCTGCGCGGTAAATTGCCAGTGCCGGTGGATATTGAATCGCTCGATGCGTATGTGTTGTCACAAGAAAACCAAGAATCGCTCGAGCGCGGCGATATTATTCTGCTGAAAGATCGTGGCCTGTATTTGCACCGTATCCACCAAACCAAGCAAATGGTGGTGTTGGGCCCGATTCCGTTCTTGCAGTCGCTCGATGGCATTTCCTGGCCCGATATTTTGGCGCTGGTGCTGATGTGTTTGGCGCTGGGCATCCCAACCTGGCTGTGGTTACGTCCATTTTGGCGCGATTTGATTCAAGTTATTCGCCAAAGCCGTCGCCTGGGCGCGGGCGATTTTAGCGTACGGGTGAATTTGGAAGACAGCTCGCCCTTGGCGGCGCTGGGCTCAAACTTTAACCGGATGGCGCATGATGTCGAAGAATTAACCGCCTCGCGCCGCGCGATGATCGATGCGGTGTCGCACGATTTACGCACGCCATTAGCGCGCTTGCGCTATCGCCTTGAAGCCATTAAAGCGGGAGCCAATAGCCAATCGCAAGTTGAAGGGATCGAGCGTGACTTGGGGCAAATTGACCAGTTGATCGACGAATGGCTAACGATGTCTAGCCTTGATAGCCCGCAATTGCGTATGGAAGTGCAGCCCTTGGAAATTGTACCGTGGCTACAACGCTTGCTGGGTGAATACACGCTCGATGGTGCAGAGCCGACATTTGAGAATACCACCGGGCAAGAAAGCCCGCTATTGGATGTTGATAGCTATTACTTTGGTCGCGCGGTGGGCAACTTGCTGTCGAATGCGCGTCGCTATGGCGGCAAACAAATTCATGTGACTTTGCTGTGGCAAGACGGCACAGCCACTTTACACATTGACGATAATGGCGACGGTATTCCCGTTGAAGACCGCGCCCGCTTGCTGCAACCCTTTACCCGCCTGGAAGGTAGTCGCAATAAAGCCACAGGTGGTTTTGGTCTGGGTTTGGCGATTGTGGCAATGATTATGCGTGGCCATGGTGGCGCAGTCAGCATCTTAGATGCACCCAGTGGTGGTGCGCGTTTAAGCCTTACGTGGCCTACGCCGATGCGTTCAGTCGACTCACTGTAAGAACATGTAGTAAGGTGTAATCAAATTACGTACTTTGCGTTACACAATCTCACTAAGTATGTAGTGCAGGAATATTACCAAAACCGCATAATCCGCCGCGTTGAAGCATTCACGTTGAATGCCGTTAAAGATTATTGCGGAGTTTTAAGATGAACAAGATCGCTGCTGGCGTTATCGCTACTGTATTTGCTGCTGCTTCAGTTTTCGCTGTTGCAGCTCCTGCTAAGAAAGCTTCTGAAGCTTCTAAAGCGTCTAAAGTTGCTGTTGCTTCTAAAGCTTCTGCTGCACAAAAAGCACAAGCTAAAGCGGCTTCTAAAGCTTCTGTAGCGTCTAAAGCTTCTGCTGCACAAAAAGCACAAGCTAAAGCAGCGTCTAAAGCTTCTGTAGCATCTAAAGCTTCTGCAGCACAAAAAGCACAAGCTAAAGCGGCTTCTAAAGCTTCTGTAGCGTCTAAAGCTTCTGCTGCACAAAAAGCACAAGCTAAAGCAGCGTCTAAAGCTTCTGTAGCATCTAAAGCTTCTGCAGCACAAAAAGCACAAGCTAAAGCGGCTTCTAAAGCTTCTGTAGCGTCTAAAGCTTCTGCTGCTCAAAAAGCACAAGCTAAAGCAGCTTCTAAAGCTTCTGTAGCTTCTAAAGCATCTGCAGTTAAAGCTTCTGCTGCTAAATAATCTAGAATTTATTTCTAGCTTAGAGAAAAGGACGGCTTGCCGTCCTTTTTTTATGGTGGCTTGAAAGGATAAATCATGAAGCGTTGGGTAATTGCGGTGCTGGCTCTGTGGCTCACTTTGCCTGTTAGGGCCGAGGACGAAGCGCAAATTCAAAAAGAGCGCTTGGCGCTATTTTTTGGCCACGATGACCGCATCAATATTCCTGCGCCGTATGCTGCACCGTACAATGCGATTGGTCGGCTAGAAGTCAAATCGGGCGGCACGTGTACTGCAACCTTGATTGCACCTGATTTGGCGATCACTGCGGCGCATTGCTTTTTGATGACCCCGCGTAAAATTGATGCCGGTCGCTGGTTTATGGCTGGTTTTCATGACGGTAAATATCAGGCGCGCTATCAAGTCACTGGCCAAGTATTTCATCCTAAATTTCGCCAAGGTCTGCGCTATGAGGGTGACGATGTCTATATCGAGCCCAGTGCTGCACCGTATGATATTGCGGTCATGAAGTTGAAATTGAAAGACGGCCAAGCACCAGAGCCGATGCCATTTTTTCAAGGCAGCCGCAAACAGCTAATGCAAACGATTTTGCGCGCCGAGCAGCAAATTAATCAGGGCGGGTTTGCCGAAGACCACGATACGATTTTGTCTGCGCATTTGGGCTGCA from Chitinibacter sp. SCUT-21 encodes the following:
- a CDS encoding ATP-binding protein — translated: MMRQVFIRFYLTVVLCFLVSSLLIGGLYKQMIERTNQRYLSDMFLSTVSLIEKELGDLPQSMWHDEASRLRGKLPVPVDIESLDAYVLSQENQESLERGDIILLKDRGLYLHRIHQTKQMVVLGPIPFLQSLDGISWPDILALVLMCLALGIPTWLWLRPFWRDLIQVIRQSRRLGAGDFSVRVNLEDSSPLAALGSNFNRMAHDVEELTASRRAMIDAVSHDLRTPLARLRYRLEAIKAGANSQSQVEGIERDLGQIDQLIDEWLTMSSLDSPQLRMEVQPLEIVPWLQRLLGEYTLDGAEPTFENTTGQESPLLDVDSYYFGRAVGNLLSNARRYGGKQIHVTLLWQDGTATLHIDDNGDGIPVEDRARLLQPFTRLEGSRNKATGGFGLGLAIVAMIMRGHGGAVSILDAPSGGARLSLTWPTPMRSVDSL
- a CDS encoding trypsin-like serine protease, which codes for MKRWVIAVLALWLTLPVRAEDEAQIQKERLALFFGHDDRINIPAPYAAPYNAIGRLEVKSGGTCTATLIAPDLAITAAHCFLMTPRKIDAGRWFMAGFHDGKYQARYQVTGQVFHPKFRQGLRYEGDDVYIEPSAAPYDIAVMKLKLKDGQAPEPMPFFQGSRKQLMQTILRAEQQINQGGFAEDHDTILSAHLGCTLTQLRRNGTIFHRCDTLSGDSGSPIWLDLPTGPTLIAVQSSAPDWFNRKLADNVGVTVLQLPPAARKLMKNTGQ